The Armatimonadota bacterium DNA window AGGACACCTCGGGGCTGGGCGTGGGGGAGCCGGTGGAGAGCACCGAGCTGCCGCTGGCGGTGGAGCTGGGTCCGGGGCTGCTGTACAGCATCTACGACGGCATCCAGCGCCCCCTCAAGGACGTGCGCGCGCAGAAGGGCGACTTCATCGAGCGCGGCGCGGTGGCGCCGGCCCTGGACCGGGAGAAGCGCTGGACCTTCACCCCCACGGTGGCGGTGGGGCAGGAGGTGGGGCCGGGCGACGTCATCGGCGAGGTCCGGGAGTTCGGCTTCGTCCACCGCATCATGGTCCCCCCCGACGCCCGGCGCGCCCGGGTGGCGGAGCTCCGCGGCGGCGAGGTCACCGTCGCCGACGTGGTGGGGCGGCTGGAGGACGGCCGGGAGCTGCGCCTCATGCACACTTGGCCGGTGCGCCTGGCCCGCCCCGTGGCAGCGCGCCTGGACCCCCGGGAGCCGCTCGTCACCGGGCAGCGCATCATCGACGTCCTCTTCCCCGTGGCCATGGGCGGGACCGCCACCATCCCCGGGCCCTTCGGCAGCGGCAAGACGGTGATGCAGCAGACCCTGGCCAAGTGGGCCGACGCCGACGTGATCATCTACGTCGGGTGCGGCGAGCGCGGCAACGAGATGACCCACGTGCTCGACGAGTTCCCCGAGCTGGAGGACCCGCGCACCGGCCGGCCGCTGATGGAGCGGACCATCATCATCGCCAACACCTCCAACATGCCGGTGGCGGCGCGCGAGGCCTCCGTCTACACCGGGATCACCATGGCCGAGTACTGGCGCGACCAGGGGTACAAGGTGGCGCTCATGGCCGACTCCACCAGCCGCTGGGCCGAGGCGATGCGCGAGATCTCCTCGCGCCTGGAGGAGATGCCGGCGGAGGAGGGCTACCCGCCCTACCTGTCGAGCCGCCTGGCCGCCTTCTACGAGCGCGCCGGGCGGGTCGTCTGCGCCGGGCAGCCGGAGCGGCGCGGCTCCATCACCGTCATCGGGGCCGTCTCACCCCCGGGCGGCGACCTCTCCGAGCCGGTGACGCAGTCCACGCTGCGCATCGTCGGCACCTTCTGGTCGCTGGACGCAGGGCTGGCCAACCGGCGCCACTTCCCCTCCATCCACTGGCTGCGCTCCTACAGCCTCTACACGCCGCTGTTCCGGGACTACTACCGGCAGCACCTGCCGGAGGACTTCCCGACGCTGCGCGACCGGGCCAGCGCCCTGCTGCAGCAGGAGGCGGAGCTGCAGGAGATCGTGCAGCTGGTCG harbors:
- a CDS encoding V-type ATP synthase subunit A: MQGEIIKIAGPAVIARGMRGARMYDIVRVGRERLIGEIIRLEGDNAFVQVYEDTSGLGVGEPVESTELPLAVELGPGLLYSIYDGIQRPLKDVRAQKGDFIERGAVAPALDREKRWTFTPTVAVGQEVGPGDVIGEVREFGFVHRIMVPPDARRARVAELRGGEVTVADVVGRLEDGRELRLMHTWPVRLARPVAARLDPREPLVTGQRIIDVLFPVAMGGTATIPGPFGSGKTVMQQTLAKWADADVIIYVGCGERGNEMTHVLDEFPELEDPRTGRPLMERTIIIANTSNMPVAAREASVYTGITMAEYWRDQGYKVALMADSTSRWAEAMREISSRLEEMPAEEGYPPYLSSRLAAFYERAGRVVCAGQPERRGSITVIGAVSPPGGDLSEPVTQSTLRIVGTFWSLDAGLANRRHFPSIHWLRSYSLYTPLFRDYYRQHLPEDFPTLRDRASALLQQEAELQEIVQLVGPDALQDDQRLIIEVGKMLREDFLQQSAFSEVDAFCPLLKSYGMLRAILAFYDAAAAALRRGMPMDDILNLPQIGQIARMKEVPPDAFQGWLREFLAGLAQATGAAAPAPAEVRRAPDGPGA